The Paenibacillus tianjinensis genome has a window encoding:
- a CDS encoding rhodanese-like domain-containing protein: MLDVRDASDYLEGHISGSINISLGRLLYVWQQDLFPDDNVLILSNNWYQNNKAARILRKHGFRSLYAIQGDVLSTQACFQKTPSKGGRHCEHRFNH; the protein is encoded by the coding sequence ATGCTCGATGTCAGGGATGCTTCGGATTATTTGGAAGGACATATTTCCGGGTCGATAAATATATCTTTAGGGCGTCTTCTTTATGTATGGCAACAAGATCTATTTCCTGATGATAATGTACTAATTCTGTCCAACAATTGGTACCAAAACAACAAAGCAGCAAGAATCCTCCGTAAGCATGGATTCCGTAGTCTATATGCAATACAAGGTGATGTTTTGTCTACACAAGCATGCTTTCAAAAAACACCCTCAAAAGGAGGAAGGCATTGTGAACACAGGTTCAATCATTAA
- a CDS encoding ATP-binding protein: MEHKLDELNRLQDAETNFRSVVSSFRAHLAYGRDEFLVDIQTYKTRYHDYLSQLITDSSIESQGSGKYTDLHTLGDEYFNLLETGLSLKQANQMAQINELSITKITPLVETIDKQFETLVHSERENLTKLTDKNKRLNTLLLWAPLIMLAAAVLFVYRLRNHLRRTVISPIQEMESVVREIGGGQFNYLEESGRKDEVGRLVTGINIMISQLQNRQEELDHHLSKLSEQHDELEALNEEIMTQQMERQRTLDLLTEREAKLETITSYQEHLTGFAEIDTFLNNSLTSLVKALRLDAVQLMMGISNDTYECLYTLGYPKPRNQIMSDQLFGPARRVIHEKKPIVRTRPLSGTERGVHGGYEYACDQYYPLYDDTQEIEGFLLLTTYGVKEPSQGSLDTAEGLVNQFFLAFVAQVANEKRRKQAEELEILNKQLGREKMLLGEQRDRFRRIVDSLHEGIIICDYSGEISFVNKPITKLLSEEVKVGSNIEWLYENPDINFSVRTVLRNQITLALGGSMSDFREFREFFSIGSDKHFEIYLNNLNELNEKDQFLFVFRDRTEEEAADRLKNEFVSIVSHELRTPLASIMGFVEILLKREVQPAKRIKYLETIHNESIRLSSLITTFLDLQRMESGKQNYIPIPLDLRNVADKVAAQWKNTQTHRIVTDFPDEPCYIKGDTDRIIQVLHNLISNAVKYSPGADLVNLRIRPENGDWVIDIQDYGLGIPDESKDQLFNKFYRVDNSDRRQIGGTGLGLAIVKEMVEGMGGAVSFQSKLGQGSTFSVSFNTFQLVPLSGKIVVVEDDDTLGKLIAAPFEERNYEVYLMDTAEEALLHLNYTVGLPPLLCIVDVQLKGEKSGWDFVSGLLNHEFFRSTPVIVSSVLERPDISYSEYQYGAYLQKPFTVERLLELGEQLIKQSNGSPRLILPVHNEEEVKASLEQNGIEVAELNTSEDFIKVDLGPVTKGNTEREENDF; this comes from the coding sequence ATGGAGCATAAGCTGGATGAGCTAAACCGGCTGCAGGATGCAGAAACGAACTTCCGCTCGGTTGTTTCCAGCTTTAGAGCTCATTTGGCTTACGGAAGAGATGAATTTCTTGTTGATATACAGACGTACAAGACCCGGTATCATGATTATCTGTCACAGCTGATCACCGACAGCTCAATTGAATCACAGGGTTCAGGGAAATACACTGATCTCCATACCCTCGGTGACGAATACTTTAATCTTCTGGAAACCGGTCTTTCGCTTAAGCAGGCCAATCAGATGGCACAGATCAATGAACTTTCTATCACCAAAATCACTCCACTGGTAGAGACAATCGATAAACAGTTTGAGACATTGGTTCATTCAGAGCGGGAGAACCTCACAAAGCTGACAGATAAAAACAAGAGATTGAATACGCTGCTGCTGTGGGCTCCTCTCATTATGCTGGCTGCAGCTGTTTTATTCGTCTATAGGCTCCGGAATCATCTGCGCAGAACAGTCATATCCCCTATTCAGGAGATGGAGTCTGTGGTCCGGGAGATTGGCGGAGGTCAGTTCAATTACCTGGAGGAAAGCGGGCGTAAGGACGAAGTCGGGCGGCTAGTCACAGGGATCAATATCATGATCTCACAGCTGCAGAACCGTCAGGAGGAGCTGGATCATCATCTGAGTAAATTATCCGAGCAGCATGATGAACTGGAAGCCTTGAATGAAGAAATCATGACCCAGCAAATGGAACGCCAGCGTACACTTGATTTATTGACAGAACGGGAAGCGAAGCTTGAGACGATCACCTCTTATCAAGAGCATCTGACCGGGTTTGCGGAAATAGATACATTCCTGAACAATTCCCTCACCTCCTTAGTTAAGGCACTGCGTCTCGATGCTGTACAGCTGATGATGGGCATAAGCAATGATACCTATGAATGCCTCTACACGCTGGGTTACCCTAAGCCGAGAAACCAGATCATGAGTGACCAGTTATTTGGCCCCGCCCGGCGTGTTATACATGAAAAAAAACCAATCGTAAGAACAAGACCTTTATCCGGAACAGAACGCGGGGTTCACGGTGGATATGAATACGCTTGCGACCAGTATTATCCCTTGTATGATGACACACAAGAGATCGAGGGCTTCCTGCTGCTGACCACCTATGGTGTTAAAGAGCCCTCGCAAGGCAGTCTGGATACAGCCGAAGGTCTTGTCAATCAATTCTTTCTTGCGTTTGTCGCTCAGGTCGCTAATGAGAAACGGCGGAAACAGGCCGAGGAGCTTGAAATTCTGAACAAACAGCTTGGTAGGGAAAAGATGCTTCTGGGTGAGCAACGGGACCGTTTCCGCCGGATTGTCGATTCACTGCATGAGGGGATTATAATTTGTGATTATTCAGGGGAAATATCTTTTGTTAACAAACCGATTACCAAGCTTCTATCCGAGGAGGTCAAAGTCGGTTCCAATATAGAATGGTTGTATGAGAATCCCGATATTAATTTCTCCGTCCGGACAGTGCTGCGCAATCAGATTACACTTGCTTTGGGCGGTTCAATGAGTGACTTCCGGGAATTCCGGGAATTTTTCTCCATCGGCAGTGACAAGCATTTTGAAATTTATCTTAATAATTTGAATGAGCTGAACGAAAAAGATCAATTTTTATTCGTCTTCCGTGACCGCACGGAGGAAGAGGCTGCGGATCGCTTGAAAAATGAATTCGTAAGCATTGTATCCCACGAACTTCGGACTCCTCTCGCGAGTATCATGGGGTTTGTAGAAATTCTATTGAAAAGAGAAGTTCAGCCCGCCAAACGGATAAAGTATCTGGAAACAATTCACAATGAATCCATCCGTCTGTCGAGCCTGATTACCACTTTTCTTGATCTGCAGCGCATGGAGTCAGGAAAGCAGAATTATATTCCTATACCACTGGACCTGCGGAACGTTGCGGACAAAGTCGCGGCTCAGTGGAAAAATACGCAAACTCATCGCATTGTTACCGACTTCCCTGACGAGCCATGTTATATAAAAGGAGATACTGACCGTATCATTCAGGTCCTGCACAATTTGATCAGTAATGCAGTTAAATATTCACCTGGTGCAGATCTCGTCAATCTGCGGATTCGCCCGGAGAATGGGGATTGGGTGATAGATATACAGGATTACGGCCTCGGCATCCCCGATGAGTCCAAGGATCAGTTGTTTAACAAATTCTATCGGGTTGACAACTCCGACCGGCGGCAGATTGGCGGAACGGGTCTGGGTTTGGCAATCGTCAAGGAAATGGTAGAAGGTATGGGCGGAGCCGTATCCTTCCAATCCAAACTCGGCCAAGGCAGCACGTTCAGTGTCAGCTTCAACACCTTCCAGCTGGTACCGCTTAGCGGAAAAATTGTAGTGGTGGAAGATGACGATACCTTGGGCAAGCTGATTGCCGCACCTTTCGAGGAACGGAATTATGAAGTGTATCTTATGGATACGGCCGAAGAGGCCCTGCTGCATCTGAATTATACAGTAGGCCTCCCTCCTCTTCTGTGCATCGTAGATGTGCAGCTTAAAGGCGAGAAATCCGGCTGGGACTTCGTTTCGGGTCTGCTGAATCATGAGTTCTTCCGTTCTACACCTGTCATTGTCTCCTCGGTGTTGGAGCGGCCGGACATCAGCTACTCGGAATATCAATATGGGGCTTATCTCCAGAAGCCGTTTACCGTTGAACGGCTTCTCGAGCTTGGGGAGCAGCTGATTAAGCAATCTAACGGCTCGCCCCGGCTGATCCTGCCTGTCCATAACGAAGAAGAAGTCAAGGCTTCCCTGGAGCAGAACGGGATTGAAGTTGCTGAGTTGAACACCTCGGAGGACTTTATAAAGGTGGATCTTGGACCCGTTACCAAGGGTAACACAGAAAGAGAGGAGAACGATTTTTAG
- the trxA gene encoding thioredoxin, with translation MATMKVTDGTMEQVIQNNNLVLVDFWAPWCGPCRMIAPILENLAEKVGDQAIIAKLNVDENPVGATKYRIQGIPTLKLFHNGTEVETFVGVQPLERFTAAITKYAGN, from the coding sequence ATGGCAACAATGAAAGTGACTGACGGTACAATGGAACAGGTTATTCAGAATAACAATCTGGTTCTAGTTGATTTTTGGGCACCTTGGTGTGGACCGTGCCGAATGATTGCACCCATATTGGAGAATTTAGCCGAAAAGGTTGGAGATCAAGCCATTATTGCGAAGCTGAACGTGGATGAGAATCCGGTTGGAGCAACGAAGTATAGAATCCAGGGGATCCCGACCTTAAAGCTGTTTCATAACGGAACCGAAGTTGAAACCTTCGTCGGGGTACAACCGCTAGAACGGTTTACGGCAGCTATTACGAAATATGCAGGGAACTAA
- a CDS encoding rhodanese-like domain-containing protein, whose translation MDSVVYMQYKVMFCLHKHAFKKHPQKEEGIVNTGSIINIAVIILLLWFVYSRVRPAKGLKALGTNDFQNVLESTEKRMLIDVREPGEYKTGYISGAKNIPLSQLSGRLGEIPKEKDVFLYCRSGIRSKNAARILLKNGYTGLVHLQGGILTTIDTCSCPLRIYVLVLRQQNFIQIQGWISSYIHMYKIRVL comes from the coding sequence ATGGATTCCGTAGTCTATATGCAATACAAGGTGATGTTTTGTCTACACAAGCATGCTTTCAAAAAACACCCTCAAAAGGAGGAAGGCATTGTGAACACAGGTTCAATCATTAATATAGCAGTGATTATATTGTTGCTCTGGTTTGTCTATTCCCGTGTAAGACCGGCCAAAGGATTAAAGGCACTGGGCACTAACGATTTCCAAAATGTGCTGGAGAGCACTGAGAAACGGATGCTCATAGATGTACGGGAGCCGGGAGAGTATAAGACTGGATATATCAGCGGGGCGAAGAACATCCCATTATCCCAACTGTCGGGTCGCTTAGGGGAAATCCCTAAGGAAAAAGATGTTTTTCTATACTGCCGTAGTGGGATAAGAAGCAAGAATGCGGCAAGAATTCTACTGAAAAACGGCTATACAGGCCTTGTTCATCTGCAAGGTGGCATACTTACGACAATAGATACATGTTCTTGTCCTTTAAGGATATATGTTCTTGTCCTCCGACAACAAAACTTTATCCAAATACAAGGGTGGATTTCGAGCTACATACATATGTACAAAATACGGGTTTTGTGA
- a CDS encoding cytochrome c biogenesis CcdA family protein encodes MDLLTMFIALAAGALSFLSPCVFPLIPAYISHITGSSIQNNKMEVNRKLLLVRSISFIIGFSVVFIAMGASASMVGRIFAEQRELIQKVSGLLIILFGMQMIGWLQLRWFMSNKSWDTGKIRSNGGMVRSFLTGLAFGSGWTPCVGLALSSILLMAGSSETLGIGIWMLAIYSLGLGIPFLIISWVLTYSTGIMKKMNKYVPVLSKINGLIFLGLGLLLFTGQLQKISAWLAKYTLFDITL; translated from the coding sequence GTGGATCTGTTGACGATGTTTATCGCTCTCGCAGCAGGAGCCTTATCCTTTCTCTCGCCCTGCGTGTTTCCACTCATTCCAGCTTATATCTCCCATATCACCGGGTCATCTATTCAGAATAACAAAATGGAGGTTAACCGAAAGCTTTTGTTGGTTCGCTCCATCAGTTTCATCATCGGTTTCAGTGTTGTCTTTATCGCGATGGGAGCGTCGGCGAGTATGGTTGGTCGGATTTTTGCGGAACAGAGGGAACTGATACAAAAGGTGAGCGGGCTTCTAATCATCTTGTTCGGGATGCAGATGATCGGATGGCTGCAGCTTCGTTGGTTTATGTCGAATAAGTCCTGGGATACAGGAAAGATTCGATCGAATGGCGGCATGGTGCGATCCTTCCTAACGGGACTAGCCTTTGGTTCCGGCTGGACCCCCTGCGTTGGACTCGCTTTGTCTTCCATACTTCTGATGGCCGGTTCGTCGGAAACGCTCGGAATAGGGATATGGATGCTGGCTATTTATTCTTTAGGACTTGGCATCCCGTTCCTTATTATCTCATGGGTGCTGACTTATTCAACCGGCATTATGAAGAAAATGAATAAGTATGTTCCTGTGCTTTCCAAAATCAACGGCTTAATATTCCTGGGGCTTGGCTTGCTGCTATTTACGGGTCAACTTCAGAAGATCAGCGCATGGCTCGCCAAATACACACTATTCGATATTACACTATAA
- a CDS encoding erythromycin esterase family protein — protein MSESLIMESIHQLAIPFGTQESMDKLIMHAEKAKYVLLGEASHGTSEFYSVRAELSKRLIAEHGFRFIAVEGDWPSCYTLNRYIKGYPDAADDARAALNDFNRWPTWMWANKEIQELAEWLRDFNKDKPDKEKVGFYGIDVYSLWESMDEILKYLATQDQADLEAARKAFECFEPFSRDEQSYGISASLYGEGCEDDVITLLGKLQDKWKEAHPDDQENALSAELNAMAVKGAESYYRTMIRHDSDSWNIRDRHMVSALEKLMDFHGENARVLVWEHNTHIGDARATDMASEGMVNVGQLLREQYGSQVYAIGFGTYEGTVIAGKSWGAPMEEMKVPPAIKNSWEELLHRNGARDQLLLMDAENHALDEMMVGHRAIGVVYHPERERGNYVPTVISKRYDAFIYLNHTKALRPLTLELSGGIERGSR, from the coding sequence ATGAGCGAATCATTAATTATGGAATCTATACACCAGCTGGCTATACCCTTTGGAACCCAAGAATCGATGGACAAGCTGATTATGCATGCGGAAAAAGCCAAGTATGTGCTATTAGGTGAAGCTTCGCATGGAACCTCGGAGTTTTATTCAGTCCGCGCAGAGCTGTCAAAACGCCTGATTGCAGAGCACGGATTCCGTTTCATTGCAGTAGAAGGGGATTGGCCTTCCTGTTACACCTTAAACCGTTATATCAAAGGTTATCCCGATGCCGCAGATGATGCGAGAGCAGCACTGAACGACTTTAACCGCTGGCCAACCTGGATGTGGGCTAACAAGGAGATTCAGGAGCTTGCCGAGTGGCTTCGTGATTTCAATAAGGATAAACCTGATAAGGAAAAGGTCGGTTTTTACGGGATTGATGTATACAGCCTGTGGGAGTCCATGGATGAAATTCTGAAATATCTGGCTACACAGGACCAAGCAGATCTTGAAGCAGCCCGGAAGGCTTTTGAGTGCTTCGAACCTTTTAGCAGAGATGAGCAATCTTACGGGATTTCTGCTTCCTTGTATGGGGAGGGCTGTGAGGATGATGTCATTACCCTGCTTGGCAAGCTACAGGACAAATGGAAGGAAGCTCATCCGGATGATCAGGAGAATGCGCTTAGTGCCGAATTAAATGCAATGGCTGTAAAAGGTGCGGAATCGTATTATCGTACAATGATCCGCCACGACTCAGATTCCTGGAATATCCGTGACCGGCACATGGTGTCGGCACTGGAGAAGCTGATGGATTTTCACGGGGAGAATGCGCGGGTGCTGGTCTGGGAGCACAATACACATATCGGAGATGCCCGGGCAACGGATATGGCGAGTGAAGGTATGGTGAATGTTGGACAGCTTCTGCGGGAACAATATGGCAGCCAAGTGTACGCTATCGGTTTCGGAACTTATGAGGGGACTGTCATTGCCGGCAAAAGCTGGGGTGCACCCATGGAGGAAATGAAGGTGCCACCCGCAATCAAGAACAGCTGGGAAGAACTTCTGCATAGAAATGGAGCTCGGGATCAGCTGCTATTAATGGACGCGGAGAATCATGCGCTTGATGAGATGATGGTAGGGCATCGTGCTATCGGTGTGGTGTATCATCCTGAACGGGAAAGAGGTAACTATGTACCAACAGTGATCTCAAAGCGTTATGACGCTTTCATCTACTTAAATCACACCAAAGCATTGAGACCCTTAACCCTAGAATTATCAGGTGGAATTGAACGGGGCAGCCGATGA
- a CDS encoding TlpA family protein disulfide reductase: MKKNWLALLVLIGLVGYGVYDYVTGTTKESKKEQTSASNENQPIGIEKGQRAPNFTLNDLNGNPIQLADYRGKKVLINFWATWCPPCRAEMPHMQQFYEDYQKDTVILGVNLTATEDSPKDVKPFIEEFGLTFPIVMDEEGTLMTDYMVIAYPTTYVLDEQGVIREVFRGAINYEIMQKTVDAF; this comes from the coding sequence ATGAAGAAAAACTGGTTGGCACTCCTTGTTCTAATTGGACTTGTTGGTTATGGGGTTTATGACTACGTAACCGGGACTACGAAAGAATCAAAAAAGGAGCAAACGTCGGCTTCGAACGAAAATCAACCTATTGGAATTGAAAAAGGACAACGGGCACCGAATTTTACATTAAACGACTTAAACGGGAATCCGATTCAATTGGCAGATTACCGCGGGAAAAAGGTCCTGATTAACTTCTGGGCTACATGGTGTCCGCCGTGCCGTGCAGAGATGCCGCATATGCAACAGTTTTATGAAGACTACCAGAAAGACACCGTCATTTTAGGAGTTAATTTGACAGCCACCGAAGATAGCCCCAAAGACGTTAAACCGTTTATCGAAGAGTTTGGATTAACCTTCCCCATCGTTATGGATGAAGAAGGGACTCTTATGACAGACTATATGGTGATAGCCTATCCCACCACCTATGTCCTCGATGAACAAGGCGTTATTCGTGAAGTATTCCGTGGAGCTATCAATTACGAGATCATGCAAAAGACGGTTGATGCTTTTTAG
- a CDS encoding metal-sensitive transcriptional regulator codes for MDYNYLNEMKSRLRRIEGQVRGVLRMMEEGKSCKEVVAQLSAVRNASDKAIAQIVAENLHQCILAKQAEGNQNTEKMVKEAIALLVKSH; via the coding sequence ATGGATTACAATTATCTGAATGAAATGAAATCACGTTTACGCAGAATCGAGGGCCAGGTTCGGGGTGTGCTGCGAATGATGGAAGAAGGAAAGTCGTGCAAAGAAGTTGTCGCTCAATTGTCTGCCGTACGCAATGCATCCGATAAAGCTATTGCCCAAATCGTCGCGGAGAATCTGCATCAATGTATTTTAGCTAAACAAGCTGAGGGTAACCAAAATACCGAGAAAATGGTCAAGGAAGCCATCGCGCTTTTAGTCAAAAGTCATTAA
- a CDS encoding rhodanese-like domain-containing protein codes for MAFKISKEITPQKVAAQLKKGESLIMLDVRELGEWAEGHIAAAKHIPLGQLLERQQELDPAQETIVICRSGSRSGLACELLNEKGYNVVNMTGGLNAWTDVLVCE; via the coding sequence ATGGCATTCAAAATTTCAAAAGAAATCACACCCCAGAAGGTAGCAGCGCAGCTCAAGAAAGGGGAGTCCCTTATTATGCTGGATGTTCGCGAACTAGGAGAATGGGCAGAGGGACACATCGCCGCTGCCAAGCATATTCCGCTTGGACAGCTTTTGGAACGGCAACAGGAGCTGGATCCTGCACAAGAAACCATTGTCATCTGTCGAAGCGGAAGCCGGAGCGGTCTGGCTTGCGAACTGCTAAATGAAAAAGGATATAATGTCGTGAATATGACCGGTGGGCTTAATGCCTGGACGGATGTATTGGTTTGTGAATAA
- a CDS encoding thioredoxin domain-containing protein, whose translation MRQSVRNLLLFTVTACPMGRSMKTVVQEVVNQMERMEYKLVYADVQEEITNQYGVTHNPTLVFLDEQERECYRVEGFKETQKIIDIIQHIDSGELTATHNIQNALVRQERYTVYLFKGNKPVPVEMTYTNKTAVVAPRITAIRQLLAAKKEGLENPFPPNSELLEIDFADHKATIKIQVHSSGSSMAVEKMQIAVLYTLGHFGIQKVNLQFIRTL comes from the coding sequence ATGAGACAGTCTGTTCGTAATTTACTCCTGTTCACTGTGACGGCTTGCCCAATGGGGAGATCTATGAAGACGGTGGTTCAAGAGGTCGTAAACCAGATGGAGAGGATGGAATATAAGCTGGTGTATGCTGATGTCCAGGAAGAAATCACGAATCAATATGGTGTCACTCATAATCCGACTCTTGTTTTCTTGGATGAACAGGAGAGGGAGTGTTATCGGGTGGAAGGCTTTAAAGAGACGCAAAAAATCATCGATATCATTCAACATATTGATTCGGGAGAGTTAACTGCAACACATAATATACAGAACGCGCTAGTAAGGCAGGAAAGATATACGGTTTATCTGTTTAAAGGAAACAAACCTGTTCCGGTCGAAATGACATATACCAATAAGACGGCAGTGGTCGCACCAAGAATTACAGCGATACGTCAATTGCTGGCCGCAAAGAAGGAGGGACTAGAGAATCCTTTTCCTCCAAATTCAGAGTTACTGGAAATTGACTTCGCAGATCACAAGGCAACTATAAAAATTCAAGTGCACAGCTCTGGTTCATCGATGGCAGTCGAGAAAATGCAAATAGCGGTGTTATACACTTTAGGACACTTCGGAATCCAGAAAGTAAATCTTCAGTTTATCCGCACACTATGA
- a CDS encoding response regulator — MTEPHLLIADDEAVLRFLISETLENEGYTITEASDGKEAIQVINETSFDLVILDYMMPEVTGIDV, encoded by the coding sequence ATGACTGAACCCCACCTTCTGATCGCTGACGACGAAGCCGTTCTCCGCTTTTTGATAAGTGAAACACTGGAAAATGAAGGTTATACCATTACTGAAGCGTCTGACGGTAAAGAAGCAATTCAAGTGATTAATGAAACTTCCTTTGATCTTGTCATCCTGGATTATATGATGCCGGAAGTGACTGGTATAGACGTATGA
- a CDS encoding FAD-dependent oxidoreductase, whose amino-acid sequence MKKKVLIVGGVAGGASAAARLRRLDENAEIIMFERDAHISFANCGLPYYVGETIQDRSKLMVQTPESMKARFNLDVRIHSEVTGIDTNEKTVTVYSKEKGIYKESYDYLILSPGAKPLKPPIPGIESNLIYTLRTIPDTDRIKAHVDREGIQSAIVIGGGYIGVEMAENLRHRGLEVTLVEAAPHILAPFDSDMVTFAEKELEDNGVRLLLGDGVQSFEEKDGKISVTLQSGRKVCANLVILAIGVAPDTGFLKDSGIKFGARGHILVNESMQTNCDGVYAVGDAVEISDFVSGQQAAVPLAGPANKQGRIAADHICGLPSVYKGSQGTAIIKIFGLTGASTGSNERMLTKLNTPYRTVYVHPSSHATYYPGAKPIALKLLFNDKGTILGAQAFGEEGVDKRIDVIATVLRLKGTVNDLAELELTYAPPFSSAKDPVNMAGYLAQNVLAGRTEVATLNEVENINPEDQILLDVRTKAEYDQGHIEGALHIPVDELRARSNELDPNKEIFAYCAVGMRGYIASRILNQKGFQVKNVTGGYRSYSMSKFTPADHQEIL is encoded by the coding sequence ATGAAAAAGAAAGTGCTCATTGTTGGCGGAGTAGCAGGCGGAGCGTCGGCCGCTGCTCGACTTAGACGATTGGACGAAAATGCGGAAATCATCATGTTTGAGCGGGATGCACACATTTCTTTCGCCAATTGCGGCCTTCCGTATTATGTGGGTGAAACGATACAAGATCGCTCGAAGCTGATGGTACAAACTCCCGAGAGCATGAAAGCCCGGTTTAATCTCGATGTTCGCATTCATAGTGAGGTCACCGGAATCGATACGAATGAAAAGACGGTTACTGTTTACAGCAAAGAAAAGGGCATTTACAAAGAGAGCTATGATTATTTAATCCTGTCTCCCGGTGCAAAACCGCTCAAGCCGCCGATTCCAGGGATTGAAAGCAACTTGATATATACGCTTAGAACTATTCCGGATACGGATCGAATTAAAGCTCATGTCGATCGGGAAGGGATCCAAAGTGCGATTGTCATCGGTGGTGGTTATATCGGTGTCGAAATGGCCGAAAATCTTAGACACCGGGGTCTGGAAGTGACTTTAGTTGAAGCAGCACCGCATATCTTGGCGCCATTCGATTCTGACATGGTGACGTTCGCTGAGAAGGAGCTTGAGGACAACGGAGTGCGATTGCTGCTTGGAGACGGGGTTCAATCTTTCGAAGAGAAGGACGGGAAAATTTCCGTTACCTTGCAGAGTGGAAGAAAAGTCTGTGCAAACTTGGTGATTCTAGCCATTGGTGTTGCTCCAGATACCGGTTTCTTGAAGGATTCAGGCATTAAATTTGGAGCTAGAGGCCATATCCTGGTAAACGAATCGATGCAAACCAACTGCGACGGCGTATACGCTGTAGGGGATGCGGTTGAAATCTCGGACTTTGTATCCGGACAACAAGCGGCAGTCCCTTTAGCAGGACCGGCAAACAAACAGGGACGAATAGCAGCCGATCACATTTGCGGACTGCCATCAGTTTACAAGGGGTCTCAAGGCACCGCTATTATCAAGATCTTCGGTTTGACCGGTGCAAGTACGGGAAGTAACGAGCGGATGCTCACAAAATTGAATACACCTTATCGAACGGTCTATGTTCATCCAAGTTCCCATGCCACGTATTATCCTGGAGCGAAGCCAATTGCCCTGAAACTGCTATTTAATGATAAAGGCACTATCCTTGGCGCGCAAGCATTCGGGGAGGAAGGTGTAGATAAACGGATTGATGTGATCGCTACCGTCCTTCGATTGAAGGGAACTGTGAACGATCTTGCCGAGTTAGAACTGACGTATGCGCCTCCGTTCTCTTCTGCGAAGGATCCGGTTAATATGGCAGGATACCTGGCACAAAATGTATTAGCTGGACGGACTGAGGTGGCGACGTTAAATGAGGTAGAGAACATCAATCCGGAAGACCAAATCCTGCTGGATGTAAGAACAAAGGCAGAATATGATCAAGGACATATTGAAGGAGCACTGCATATCCCGGTCGATGAATTGCGGGCAAGAAGCAACGAACTTGATCCAAATAAAGAGATCTTTGCTTACTGCGCCGTTGGGATGAGAGGATACATCGCTTCACGAATCCTGAACCAAAAGGGCTTCCAAGTGAAGAACGTGACAGGCGGTTATCGCAGCTATTCCATGTCGAAATTCACACCAGCTGATCATCAAGAAATTTTATAG